The Drosophila bipectinata strain 14024-0381.07 chromosome 3L, DbipHiC1v2, whole genome shotgun sequence region gctatcgacttgaaactttgcacacactcttctttgcTTTGCACACAGTATATGAGTCGTAACGgctgggatcggccgactgtatcctatagatGGCTATATTGTACATAtgatatttttggccagtagatccgacataccaaatttcataaggatcggcaggctttatcctatagctcccacataactgaacaatcggaaatgacccaactttcatgttcTTAAAGATAGAAAGAACTTGgtaaagattatatttttggtctgttGATCCGaccaaccaaatttcataaggatcggcagatCGGAtcgttatattatgatattctcataagaatCGGACAAATATAACCGATGTTTTCGATATTTATGTGCAAGGGTTTAGTGCAATTAAGATTTAcgtgcaagggtatatcaacttctgcttcgcccgaagttatctttcttttcttgtttttagtttttttataaattttttggaAAGGGAAAGGGCATGGAAAGGGAAATGCATGAAAAAGATATcgcccactgcgatgtctatatatttttcaattaaaatccgACTCTTGAGCCGAATACCTTAACCATCTTGTACATCGATTATTCACCAATCATAATGGAATATCCcagttttcaaaatattaatacataaatgtaacattaaatagatttttaaatcaaattccTTTTTGCTGCATCAAAATTTAACTatccataattttttttcgtataTATTTGTCGGTTTTTATTATCACAGTTATAGGCATTTATTCCTTAGATCAAAACAGGGGCCGGAGCATAACTCAGGGGAGCACTGTAGGTCAATGGAGAAGAGTAGGCCAGGGGAGCAGCCACTGGAGCCGCCGCATACTTGGCAATCACTGGAGCTGCAATTGAGGCAGCCAATGGAGTTGCCAGAGGAGCTGCCAGGGGAGCAGCGGCGTATTTGGCGATCATTGGAGCTGCCACTGGGGCAACAACTGGAGCAGCTGCGATTCCATTATAGTTCCTGGCGATCACCTGACTGCTGGTGGCGGTAACAACCGGGGCAGGAGCAGCTACTACGGCAGCAGGACCAGTGTAAGCCAGAGGTGCGGAGTAGGCCAGAGGAGCCGTGTAGGCTAGAGGTGCTCCCAGAAGTCCTGGCTTGGCAGCAGCACAGGAAACGATGGCGAGGACAACAACGGCCTAAAATATTGGAGGAAGTTGTTAATTCATGATATCCAGCTTCCTTTAAGTGACTTACGTATTTGAGCATATTGATTGTATTGGATTGGTTTTCTTCTGGGGAAGGCTGATGGCTGTTTGATGATCCACCACCTCTGGCCGAGTGTATTTATACCCAAAAAGAGTCTTCAGCTCCGACACTTTGCCTTCATTTAAATGCTGGGCTCATCTTCATTTGCTTCCATTCGCACTCTACCATTATTTATGTGTTTTCCACTGCTGAGAGTGAAATATCTGATATTGGACAATGGGTTAATAAGCCTGAGGTCACATTCAAATCTCTACTCGGAGTATAAATAGGTCTGCAGAAGGTGTTGAATGGTATCAGACAAGTTCAAGTTTTCGAGCCGCAAACTTCAAAACAAAGCAAACATCAACATGTTCAAATCCGTGAGTGTTTTGGCGCGGAAAACATGGAGAAAGTAATTTAATATTGTTTCTATCTTTAGGCTGTTGTCATCCTTGCTATTGTCGCCTGTGCTGCTGCCAAGCCAGGACTCCTGGGAGCACCTCTGGCCTACACTGCGCCTCTGGCCTACTCCGCTCCTCTGGCTTACACCGCTCCTGCCGCCGTGGTTGCTGCTCCTGCCCCGGTTGATACCGCCACCAGTAGCCAGGTGATCGCCAGGAACTACAATGGAATCGCAGCTGCTCCAGTTGTTGCCCCAGTGGCAGCTCCAGTAATCGCTAAATACGCCACTGCTCCGATTGCTGCTCCTCTGGCGACTCCCCTGGCTGCTCCTGTCATTGCCAAGTACGCTGTTTCTCCCTTGGCAGCTCCTTTGACTTATTCCGCTCCGCTTCTCTTTTAAATGTGGCCTGTGATAATAAATACCAAATGCACCGAATAGATTATGAAGTAGTACCTTCTTTGTTATAGTATTTTAGACTTAGAAGACGGCGACCTTGTCAGTAATTTTTACATTactgaaaacaagaaaggaaagctaacttcgggcggagccgaagtttatatacccttgcagttaaaaccggatatatatcgcaaacatcggatatagttggccgatcccaatttattataatacaaaaacgaaaccttaaattgtcccaaacttctatcttcaaaaacacgaaagttgggtcatttccgatcgttcagttatatggcagctataagatatagtcggccgatccttatgaaatttggcatgtcgtaatggtttgccaaaaatagctctcttgttgaatttgaactctctaactctaaaaacaccaaagttataccatttccaatcaatcagttatatggcag contains the following coding sequences:
- the LOC122322339 gene encoding cuticle protein 16.5-like, which produces MLKYAVVVLAIVSCAAAKPGLLGAPLAYTAPLAYSAPLAYTGPAAVVAAPAPVVTATSSQVIARNYNGIAAAPVVAPVAAPMIAKYAAAPLAAPLATPLAASIAAPVIAKYAAAPVAAPLAYSSPLTYSAPLSYAPAPVLI
- the LOC108132771 gene encoding cyclin-dependent kinase inhibitor 1C-like is translated as MVSDKFKFSSRKLQNKANINMFKSAVVILAIVACAAAKPGLLGAPLAYTAPLAYSAPLAYTAPAAVVAAPAPVDTATSSQVIARNYNGIAAAPVVAPVAAPVIAKYATAPIAAPLATPLAAPVIAKYAVSPLAAPLTYSAPLLF